Proteins from a genomic interval of Arachis hypogaea cultivar Tifrunner chromosome 10, arahy.Tifrunner.gnm2.J5K5, whole genome shotgun sequence:
- the LOC112715576 gene encoding abscisic acid 8'-hydroxylase 4 → MEISASISTLLLLLSWMCFLLLFLFLFSNLLTKKRDKVENVASKPKLPPGSMGWPYVGETLQLYSQDPNIFFASKQKRYGEIFKTHILGCPCVMLASPEGARFVLVTHAHLFKPTYPKSKEKLIGPSALFFHQGHYHTLIRKLVQNSLSPDTIRRLIPDIETEVVSSLESWVSAGDVVNAFQEMKKFSFNVGILSVFGNLEGNYRDQLKENYSIVEKGYNSFPTMIRGTSYSKALLARKRIREIISEIISKRKEQRLMEKDLLGHMLNYRDEKGKTLTDEQIADNVIGVLFAAQDTTASVLTWILKYLHDDQKLLEAIKAEQMAVYEATKQGKMPLTWGQTRNMPFTHRVILESLRMASIISFTFREAVVDVEYKGYLIPKGWKVMPLFRNIHHNPEFHPAPHNFDPSRFEMAPKPNTFMPFGNGVHSCPGNELAKLNMLILIHHLVTKFRWEVVENQNGVQYSPFPVPLHGLPTRFWRND, encoded by the exons ATGGAGATTAGTGCTTCTATTTCtaccttattattattactatcatGGATGtgcttcctcctcttgttcttaTTCCTCTTCTCAAATCTTCTAACAAAGAAACGAGACAAAGTCGAAAACGTAGCTAGTAAACCTAAGCTTCCACCTGGCTCAATGGGTTGGCCTTACGTTGGAGAGACTCTTCAGCTTTATTCACAGGACCCTAACATCTTCTTTGCGTCCAAACAGAAAAG ATATGGGGAGATTTTTAAGACACACATACTAGGTTGTCCATGCGTGATGCTGGCGAGTCCCGAGGGTGCGCGGTTTGTGTTAGTGACACACGCGCACTTGTTCAAGCCAACATACCCAAAGAGCAAAGAGAAGCTCATAGGTCCTTCTGCATTGTTCTTCCACCAAGGTCACTACCATACCCTTATAAGGAAGCTTGTCCAGAACTCCCTCTCCCCGGACACCATCCGCCGACTCATCCCGGACATCGAGACCGAGGTTGTTTCCTCCTTGGAATCCTGGGTCTCCGCCGGAGACGTCGTCAACGCCTTCCAAGAAATGAAAAAG TTCTCTTTCAACGTTGGAATCCTCTCAGTGTTTGGTAACTTGGAAGGAAATTATAGAGATCAGCTTAAAGAGAACTACAGCATAGTTGAGAAAGGCtacaattctttcccaacaaTGATTCGTGGAACTTCATACTCCAAAGCACTCTTG GCTAGGAAGAGGATCAGGGAGATAATAAGTGAAATAATTAGCAAGAGGAAGGAGCAAAGATTGATGGAGAAGGATCTATTGGGTCACATGTTGAACTACAGAGATGAAAAGGGGAAAACATTAACGGATGAACAAATAGCAGATAACGTTATTGGGGTTCTGTTTGCGGCTCAGGACACAACAGCAAGTGTTCTAACATGGATTCTCAAATATCTTCATGATGACCAGAAACTTCTTGAAGCAATCAAA GCAGAGCAGATGGCGGTATATGAAGCAACTAAACAAGGGAAGATGCCATTGACATGGGGTCAAACCAGAAATATGCCATTTACTCATAGG GTGATATTGGAAAGCCTAAGGATGGCAAGCATCATATCTTTTACATTTAGGGAGGCTGTGGTTGATGTAGAATATAAAG GATATCTCATACCAAAAGGTTGGAAGGTAATGCCACTATTCAGGAACATCCATCATAATCCAGAATTCCACCCTGCTCCTCACAATTTTGACCCCTCAAGATTTGAG ATGGCTCCAAAACCCAACACTTTCATGCCATTTGGCAACGGAGTTCACTCTTGTCCAGGAAATGAGCTTGCAAAGTTGAACATGCTGATTTTAATTCACCACTTGGTCACCAAATTTAG GTGGGAAGTTGTTGAAAATCAGAATGGAGTTCAATATAGCCCATTTCCTGTCCCTCTTCATGGTCTACCTACAAGATTTTGGAGAAACGATTAG